The Thermodesulfobacterium sp. TA1 sequence GATAAAGTAACTCTTTAAAATAGTCCACATACTATATCTGTAAGCCTGTGGAACTTTATAAGTATCTAAATAGGAGTTCCACATTTTGTTTATCGCTGAAGCAAGCATAATAATAACAAATGCCGCAAGTGGTAAAAACACCACGTCTATCATCAACACCCTTGCTGGTAAATGGAAAATCCAAAGATCATAGTTGGGACCACCGTAAGGGAAAGAGCTTGCATCGAAAAAGTTGGGAACTCCCTGAAAAGTAGCTAAGGTAGCTAAAAGTATAAAAAATAAAGCAATCGCAGGTAAAACCAAAATACCCCAACTGTTGTTAAAAAAGGTATGTAAAAACTTTAAAGGCACTGCTTCTTTTATTACCAACAATCTCAAAGCCCCTAAAACATCCCCAGGTTGAGCCCCCCTTGGACAGTACTTACTACAGTCTCCACATTGATGACACAACCAAACTGCAGGGTCGTTTAAGAGTTTGTCCTTAAATCCCCATTGAGCAAGAATCATCTGTTTTCTTGGAAAAGGAGCCTCTTCCGGAGAAAGAGGACATACTGTAGCACAAGTAGCACACTGATAACATTTTTTAACGGTATCACCACCTATCTCTTGTATTTCTTTAATAGCCTTTAAATCTGGATCTACCTTTAAAACGCCGTTACTCATAGTTTATCCTCCTTACCAGCCTTTAAATGGATTTTCACCAAATCCTTTAATTTCTT is a genomic window containing:
- the qmoC gene encoding quinone-interacting membrane-bound oxidoreductase complex subunit QmoC, which codes for MSNGVLKVDPDLKAIKEIQEIGGDTVKKCYQCATCATVCPLSPEEAPFPRKQMILAQWGFKDKLLNDPAVWLCHQCGDCSKYCPRGAQPGDVLGALRLLVIKEAVPLKFLHTFFNNSWGILVLPAIALFFILLATLATFQGVPNFFDASSFPYGGPNYDLWIFHLPARVLMIDVVFLPLAAFVIIMLASAINKMWNSYLDTYKVPQAYRYSMWTILKSYFIPALVEILSHARFKKCNSNHWRANPHMLLIYAFIILAITTAIVFFMADVLGFHTPWNPITHPVKWLGNFGGILLLYAIIAIMIGRGKAEAEKSVKTSYADSFLINLILIIGLTGFGIEIVRSIPSIESIVSLVYLAHLVAVFILFLGVAYSKFAHLAFRTTAVMFDLYYKDITQKMAQ